A genomic segment from Sciurus carolinensis chromosome 1, mSciCar1.2, whole genome shotgun sequence encodes:
- the LOC124992526 gene encoding cofilin-1, with translation MASGVAVSDGVIKVFNDMKVRKSSTPEEVKKRKKAVLFCLSEDKKNIILEEGKEILVGDVGQTVDDPYATFVKMLPDKDCRYALYDATYETKESKKEDLVFIFWAPESAPLKSKMIYASSKDAIKKKLTGIKHELQANCYEEVKDRCTLAEKLGGSAVISLEGKPL, from the coding sequence ATGGCTTCTGGTGTGGCTGTCTCTGATGGCGTCATCAAGGTGTTTAATGATATGAAGGTGCGCAAGTCTTCCACGCCAGAGGAAGTGAAGAAGCGCAAGAAGGCGGTGCTTTTCTGCCTGAGTGAGGACAAGAAGAACATCATCCTGGAGGAGGGCAAGGAGATTCTGGTAGGTGATGTGGGCCAGACAGTGGATGACCCCTACGCCACCTTTGTCAAGATGCTGCCAGACAAGGACTGCCGCTATGCCCTCTATGATGCAACCTACGAGACCAAGGAGAGCAAGAAGGAGGACCTGGTGTTTATTTTCTGGGCCCCTGAGTCTGCACCCCTTAAGAGCAAAATGATCTATGCCAGTTCTAAGGACGCCATCAAGAAGAAACTGACAGGGATCAAGCATGAATTACAAGCAAACTGCTATGAGGAGGTCAAGGACCGCTGCACCCTGGCTGAAAAACTGGGGGGCAGTGCTGTCATCTCTCTGGAGGGCAAGCCTTTGTGA